Proteins co-encoded in one Luteolibacter sp. Y139 genomic window:
- a CDS encoding Gfo/Idh/MocA family protein translates to MQRRPFLATLGATAAAITTGARAQEPAGKKLGWALVGLGSLSKNQIAPALLKTKRARLAAIVTGTPAKADEWKAKYSIPDTHVYNYETFDKIAENPDVDVIYIVLPNGMHEEFVVRAAKAGKHVFCEKPMANTADECRRMIAAVKAAGKMLGVGYRCQFEPHHRECMRLAKEKVFGPLKFIEAGFGFQIGDPKQWRLRKNLAGGGALMDVGVYALQACRYLTGEEPIEITAQETKTDPVKFAEVDETISWSMKFPSGVLASVMTTYAFNGSNFFTAICQGGRFGMDPAYSYDGLKGWTSKPDVKIEFPATDHFEVEVDAFSDAILNNKPFAQSGEEGLRDLLAVEAIYRSIKEGKAAKVEAP, encoded by the coding sequence ATGCAACGCCGCCCCTTCCTCGCCACGCTCGGCGCCACTGCCGCCGCCATCACCACCGGAGCCCGCGCCCAGGAGCCTGCCGGGAAGAAGCTCGGCTGGGCGCTCGTCGGTCTCGGCTCGCTCAGCAAGAACCAGATCGCCCCGGCGCTGCTGAAGACGAAGCGCGCGCGGCTGGCGGCGATCGTCACCGGGACGCCGGCCAAGGCGGACGAGTGGAAGGCGAAGTATTCGATCCCGGACACCCACGTTTACAACTACGAGACCTTCGACAAGATCGCGGAGAATCCGGACGTGGATGTGATCTACATCGTGCTGCCGAATGGCATGCACGAGGAATTCGTGGTGCGCGCGGCGAAGGCCGGGAAGCACGTCTTTTGTGAGAAGCCGATGGCGAACACTGCGGACGAATGCCGTCGCATGATCGCCGCGGTGAAGGCGGCCGGGAAGATGCTTGGTGTTGGCTATCGCTGCCAATTCGAGCCGCATCACCGCGAGTGCATGCGATTGGCGAAGGAGAAGGTGTTCGGGCCGCTCAAGTTCATCGAGGCAGGTTTTGGTTTCCAGATTGGCGATCCGAAGCAGTGGCGCCTTCGCAAGAACCTGGCCGGCGGTGGCGCGCTGATGGATGTGGGCGTTTATGCGCTGCAGGCGTGCCGCTATCTCACCGGGGAGGAGCCCATCGAGATCACCGCTCAGGAAACGAAGACGGATCCGGTGAAGTTCGCCGAGGTGGACGAAACCATTTCGTGGTCGATGAAGTTTCCATCCGGCGTGCTTGCCTCGGTGATGACGACCTACGCCTTCAACGGCTCGAACTTCTTCACCGCGATTTGCCAGGGCGGACGCTTCGGTATGGATCCGGCGTATAGCTATGATGGCTTGAAGGGCTGGACTTCGAAGCCGGACGTGAAGATCGAGTTTCCGGCCACCGATCATTTCGAGGTGGAGGTGGATGCTTTTTCCGATGCCATCCTGAACAACAAGCCCTTCGCCCAGTCAGGAGAGGAAGGGTTGCGGGATCTGCTGGCGGTGGAGGCGATCTATCGCTCGATCAAGGAGGGCAAGGCGGCGAAGGTGGAGGCTCCTTGA
- a CDS encoding glutamine synthetase beta-grasp domain-containing protein codes for MPKFKLEYIWLDGYTPVPNLRSKTQLKDFDAFPTLEQLPLWGFDGSSTQQAEGRSSDCVLKPVAVFPDASRNNGALVMCEVMMPDGTTPHPSNNRATILDDADTWFGFEQEYFLWEDGAPLGFPKGGYPGPQGPYYCGVGYSNVGDVARQIVEEHLELCLEAGINHEGINAEVAKGQWEFQIFGKGSKTCADQIWVARYILNRLCESYGVDVNYHCKPLGKDLDWNGSGMHCNFSTKYMRETGGKDYFEALMAAFAKNLDEHIAVYGPDNHLRLTGLHETQSIDKFSYGIADRGSSVRVPHSFINAGYKGYLEDRRPNSQGDPYQIASRVLKTIAEVPLP; via the coding sequence ATGCCCAAGTTCAAATTGGAGTACATCTGGCTCGACGGCTACACCCCCGTCCCGAACCTGCGTAGCAAGACTCAACTGAAGGACTTCGATGCCTTCCCGACCCTCGAGCAGCTTCCTCTCTGGGGCTTCGACGGTTCCTCGACCCAGCAGGCCGAAGGCCGTAGCTCGGATTGCGTGCTCAAGCCTGTCGCGGTGTTTCCGGACGCTTCCCGCAATAACGGCGCGCTGGTGATGTGCGAAGTCATGATGCCCGATGGCACCACCCCGCACCCATCCAACAACCGTGCCACCATCCTCGACGACGCCGACACCTGGTTCGGCTTCGAGCAGGAATACTTCCTCTGGGAAGACGGCGCACCCCTCGGTTTCCCGAAGGGCGGCTATCCTGGTCCTCAGGGCCCTTACTACTGCGGCGTCGGTTACAGCAATGTCGGTGACGTTGCCCGCCAGATCGTCGAAGAGCACCTCGAACTCTGTCTCGAAGCCGGCATCAACCACGAAGGCATCAACGCCGAAGTGGCGAAGGGCCAGTGGGAATTCCAGATCTTCGGCAAGGGCTCGAAGACCTGCGCCGACCAGATCTGGGTCGCCCGCTACATCCTCAACCGCCTCTGCGAAAGCTACGGCGTGGACGTGAACTACCACTGCAAGCCGCTCGGCAAGGACCTCGACTGGAACGGCTCCGGCATGCACTGCAACTTCTCCACGAAGTACATGCGTGAAACCGGCGGCAAGGACTACTTCGAAGCCCTCATGGCTGCTTTCGCCAAGAACCTCGACGAGCACATCGCCGTCTACGGCCCGGACAACCACCTGCGCCTCACCGGCCTTCACGAGACCCAGTCGATCGACAAGTTCTCGTATGGCATCGCTGACCGCGGTTCCTCCGTGCGCGTCCCGCACAGCTTCATCAACGCCGGCTACAAGGGCTACCTTGAAGACCGCCGTCCGAACTCGCAGGGCGACCCGTACCAGATCGCCAGCCGCGTGCTGAAGACGATCGCGGAAGTTCCGCTTCCCTGA
- a CDS encoding PP2C family protein-serine/threonine phosphatase, which yields MTTPSLEPATPPLTLNWSGMSHVGRFRKNNEDAFLGLTFDSREIHYLGKTGTGNLENSDFVFAVSDGMGGAKSGEFASKIAVEKITRLLPPSFGMGAQHLEAGFSDILRELFERIHGAITDLGRYYPECHGMGATLSLCWFMPGWMCFSHIGDSRIYYLQKDGEMTQVTHDHSHVGWLRRTGKLNEREARSHPGKSSLTQVLGGGNQKVDPHIGRVACQPGDRFLICSDGLVDGLWDKRINEMARGELCATTMVNHAVNESGRDNTTALLIEVT from the coding sequence GTGACGACACCCAGTCTCGAACCTGCCACTCCACCGCTGACGCTCAATTGGTCCGGCATGAGCCATGTCGGCCGCTTCCGGAAAAACAACGAGGACGCCTTTCTCGGCCTGACCTTCGACTCGAGGGAAATCCACTACCTCGGCAAGACCGGCACTGGCAATCTGGAGAACTCGGACTTCGTTTTCGCGGTCAGCGATGGCATGGGCGGCGCCAAGTCCGGCGAGTTCGCCAGCAAGATCGCGGTGGAAAAAATCACCCGCCTGCTCCCGCCGAGCTTCGGCATGGGTGCGCAACACTTGGAAGCCGGCTTCTCGGACATCCTCCGCGAACTCTTCGAGCGGATCCACGGCGCGATCACCGACCTCGGCCGCTACTATCCGGAGTGCCACGGCATGGGCGCCACCCTCAGCCTGTGCTGGTTCATGCCGGGCTGGATGTGCTTCTCCCACATCGGGGACAGCCGGATTTACTACCTGCAAAAGGATGGCGAGATGACCCAGGTGACGCACGATCACTCGCACGTCGGCTGGCTACGCCGGACGGGAAAGCTCAACGAACGCGAGGCGCGCAGCCACCCGGGGAAAAGCTCGCTCACGCAGGTTCTGGGCGGCGGGAACCAGAAGGTCGACCCCCACATCGGCCGCGTCGCCTGCCAACCGGGCGACCGCTTCCTGATCTGCTCGGACGGCCTCGTGGACGGGCTCTGGGACAAGAGGATCAACGAGATGGCCCGCGGCGAACTCTGCGCCACCACCATGGTCAACCACGCAGTCAACGAATCCGGCCGCGACAACACCACCGCGCTGCTAATCGAGGTGACCTGA
- a CDS encoding 4'-phosphopantetheinyl transferase family protein, giving the protein MIVDPAQVGTEVTACLSAEEQKQAERFRFEKDAVHWRACRAALRTVLGKALEIPAGQLVFEFGEFGKPSLSGHDLHFNLSHCRNLALIALCRDGAVGVDVEPADRMKSLLGCEDAFCHPEELEGLPKSDGIRSILLMRYWTAKEALLKALGTGMSLPPQSVSIAGFIKRGFSDDPRFAGILAHCLDHRALDDHVAWLAVPDTVRCLEFHEGIV; this is encoded by the coding sequence GTGATCGTCGATCCGGCACAGGTCGGCACGGAAGTGACCGCCTGCCTGTCCGCGGAGGAACAGAAGCAGGCCGAGCGGTTTCGCTTCGAAAAGGACGCCGTCCACTGGCGCGCCTGCCGGGCGGCCCTTCGCACGGTGTTGGGGAAGGCGCTGGAAATCCCTGCTGGACAGCTAGTTTTCGAATTCGGCGAGTTCGGAAAGCCGTCGCTGTCCGGCCACGACCTGCACTTCAATCTCTCCCACTGCCGCAATCTCGCGCTCATCGCCTTGTGCCGCGATGGCGCGGTCGGCGTCGATGTCGAGCCCGCGGACCGAATGAAAAGCCTGTTGGGTTGTGAGGACGCCTTCTGCCACCCTGAGGAGCTCGAAGGTTTGCCCAAATCCGACGGTATAAGGTCCATCCTGCTCATGCGCTACTGGACCGCCAAAGAGGCCCTGCTCAAGGCGCTGGGCACCGGAATGTCGCTTCCTCCCCAATCAGTCTCGATCGCAGGATTCATCAAAAGGGGCTTTTCCGATGATCCACGCTTCGCCGGGATCCTGGCCCACTGCTTGGATCACCGCGCCCTGGACGATCATGTCGCATGGCTCGCGGTCCCCGACACGGTTCGCTGCTTGGAATTTCACGAGGGAATCGTCTAA
- a CDS encoding nucleotidyltransferase family protein has protein sequence MKIGAVVLAAGKASRFGAPKQLLEIDGVSLIDRSCRTALEAGCGPVLRVLGAHAESILERPCPEGVETLVHAGWEEGMGSSLAAGVSDLLERAPELEVVVVMLADQPMVTVRLLEEMRGRLCEASIVLCDHGEATGPPALFGAQHFAELMALRGDRGAKAVAVNHRTVTVPFTDAAWDIDSPEAWERFLRRSRG, from the coding sequence ATGAAGATCGGCGCGGTAGTGTTGGCGGCGGGGAAGGCAAGCCGGTTCGGTGCGCCGAAGCAGTTGCTGGAGATCGATGGTGTCAGCTTGATCGATCGCTCGTGCCGGACGGCGTTGGAGGCGGGTTGTGGGCCGGTATTAAGGGTGCTGGGGGCGCATGCGGAGTCGATTTTGGAGAGGCCGTGTCCGGAGGGCGTGGAAACGCTGGTGCATGCGGGATGGGAAGAGGGCATGGGCAGCTCGCTGGCGGCGGGGGTGAGTGATTTGTTAGAGCGAGCGCCGGAGCTGGAGGTGGTGGTGGTGATGCTGGCGGACCAGCCGATGGTGACGGTGCGGTTGTTAGAGGAAATGAGAGGCCGGCTTTGCGAGGCGAGCATTGTCTTGTGCGACCATGGTGAAGCTACCGGGCCGCCGGCTTTGTTCGGGGCACAGCACTTTGCCGAACTGATGGCCTTGCGCGGGGATCGGGGGGCGAAGGCGGTGGCGGTGAATCACCGGACGGTGACGGTGCCATTTACTGATGCCGCATGGGATATCGATTCTCCGGAGGCGTGGGAGCGGTTCTTGAGGCGGTCGAGGGGCTGA
- a CDS encoding XdhC family protein, translating to MNDWPFLVDFARRQRGGRLALATLVAREGSSYRQPGARMLIAEDLSFCGSLSGGCLEEGIANTARKVFADGKAQRMVIDTRPHFGCPGKLHVQVEEIATELIERIESELRQRRSLLLVTDPEGTRMAAGETGDLLEKVVPPPRLIAVGWTPDMEPVLGFAATLGWELHRVLRDHRMTGDTPAVAGESIHVLAAEEMIRSFRPDAATAVLVMTHHLATDLAFLREILPEGYGYIGLLGSKRRRETLLAELGELGLLEDPVVTERLHAPVGLDLGGHHPATIALAIVAEIQAVLAGASAGFLRDKTGTIHPQAMSLG from the coding sequence ATGAACGACTGGCCATTCCTCGTTGACTTCGCCCGGCGGCAGCGGGGTGGGCGGTTGGCGCTGGCCACGCTGGTGGCGCGGGAGGGATCGAGCTACCGGCAGCCGGGAGCCCGGATGTTGATCGCGGAGGACCTTTCGTTCTGTGGATCGCTGAGTGGCGGGTGCTTGGAGGAAGGGATCGCGAATACGGCGCGGAAGGTTTTTGCCGATGGGAAGGCGCAGCGGATGGTGATCGATACTCGTCCGCACTTCGGGTGTCCGGGGAAGCTGCATGTGCAGGTGGAAGAGATCGCGACGGAGCTGATCGAGCGGATCGAATCGGAATTGAGGCAGCGGCGGAGCTTGCTGCTGGTGACCGATCCAGAGGGGACGCGGATGGCTGCGGGAGAGACGGGAGATTTGTTAGAAAAGGTGGTGCCGCCGCCGCGGCTGATTGCGGTGGGCTGGACGCCGGACATGGAGCCGGTGCTGGGATTTGCGGCGACGCTGGGATGGGAACTGCACCGGGTGCTGCGCGATCATCGGATGACCGGCGACACGCCCGCGGTGGCAGGAGAAAGCATCCATGTGCTGGCGGCGGAAGAGATGATCCGAAGCTTCCGGCCTGACGCTGCGACGGCGGTGCTGGTGATGACGCATCATCTGGCGACCGACCTTGCGTTCCTGCGCGAGATCTTGCCCGAGGGCTATGGGTACATCGGCTTGTTAGGGTCGAAACGCAGGCGTGAGACCTTGTTGGCGGAGCTGGGTGAGCTTGGCTTGTTAGAAGATCCGGTGGTTACCGAGAGGCTGCATGCGCCGGTGGGCTTGGATCTGGGAGGACATCATCCGGCGACGATTGCGCTGGCGATCGTGGCGGAGATCCAGGCGGTGCTGGCGGGAGCGAGCGCGGGATTCCTGCGGGACAAGACGGGGACGATTCATCCGCAGGCCATGTCGCTGGGATGA
- a CDS encoding xanthine dehydrogenase family protein molybdopterin-binding subunit: protein MNTPTLDRRGFFRVTALASGGFLLGWNAEAAEEAAAAAATFSPNAFIRITPEGLVTIFSKNPEVGQGIKTSLPMIIAEELEVPWEKVTVEQAPVNQAAFGQQMAGGSMSTPSNYDRLRRMGAIARTMLVEAAAKEWGVPSEECEAVAGEVIHKASGKKLAYGALAAAASKLPVPDERSVKLKKVEEFKLLGKRVTGVDNPKIVTGQPLFGIDQKPPGLKYAAYVRCPVFTGKVKEADLDAVKKLPGVTDAFVIEGAGDHYGLMAGVAIIAIDTWSAFKAKDALKVSWESDAKESFVEHAKKAAEAMPGEGKEIRKTGAPDFPDDGKTVSAEYHYPHLAHANLEPQNCTAVFKDGALEMWAPTQNPGSGIDGISRALKIPKEKITVHMTRIGGGFGRRLMGDFMVECAAIAQKLNGTPVKLTWTRDQDLGHDYYRAGGWHRFRGRVDEAGKLVAWADHFVTFGLNSDDRPGNGADLGGDEFPSRFVPNLLLERTIFPSNTPLGWWRAPGSNALAWAIQSFVDEMAHAAKKDPLEFRLELLGEDREVPPSGGRGTPYNATRMKGVLKLVAEKSGWGEKLEKGRGRGIAFHFSHLGYVAVVADVTVSKDGKLKVNKLSAGVDVGPIMNLSGAENQVEGSMIDGLSAAWFQEITVEEGAVQQKNFHEYRLLTMKDAPQVEVHFAKSDFPPTGLGEPALPPTAPAITNAIFAATGKRVRALPLAKQDLSWT from the coding sequence ATGAACACGCCCACCCTTGATCGCCGCGGGTTTTTCCGCGTGACCGCGCTCGCCAGTGGCGGGTTCCTGCTCGGCTGGAATGCAGAGGCTGCGGAGGAAGCGGCTGCTGCCGCGGCTACGTTTTCGCCGAACGCCTTCATCCGCATCACGCCGGAGGGGCTGGTGACGATTTTCTCCAAGAATCCGGAAGTGGGACAGGGGATCAAGACCTCGCTGCCGATGATCATCGCCGAGGAGCTGGAGGTGCCATGGGAAAAGGTGACCGTGGAGCAAGCGCCGGTGAATCAGGCAGCCTTCGGTCAGCAGATGGCGGGCGGAAGCATGTCCACGCCGTCGAACTACGACAGGCTTCGCAGGATGGGAGCGATCGCCCGCACGATGCTGGTGGAAGCGGCGGCGAAAGAGTGGGGTGTGCCTTCGGAAGAATGTGAGGCGGTGGCTGGCGAGGTGATCCACAAGGCGAGCGGCAAGAAGCTGGCCTATGGGGCTCTCGCTGCGGCGGCATCGAAGCTGCCGGTGCCAGATGAGCGCTCGGTGAAGCTGAAGAAGGTCGAAGAGTTCAAGCTGTTAGGAAAGCGCGTCACCGGGGTGGACAATCCGAAGATTGTCACGGGCCAGCCGCTGTTCGGGATCGACCAGAAGCCACCGGGACTGAAATACGCGGCGTATGTGCGCTGTCCGGTATTCACCGGGAAGGTGAAGGAGGCGGATCTGGATGCAGTGAAGAAACTGCCGGGCGTGACGGATGCCTTCGTGATCGAGGGCGCGGGCGATCATTATGGCCTTATGGCGGGTGTCGCGATCATTGCGATCGACACGTGGAGTGCTTTCAAGGCGAAGGATGCGCTGAAGGTTTCGTGGGAGTCCGATGCGAAGGAGAGCTTCGTGGAGCATGCCAAGAAGGCAGCGGAGGCGATGCCGGGTGAAGGCAAGGAGATCCGCAAGACCGGTGCGCCGGATTTTCCCGACGATGGAAAGACGGTCAGCGCGGAGTATCACTATCCGCATCTGGCGCACGCGAACCTGGAGCCGCAGAATTGCACGGCGGTCTTCAAGGATGGCGCGCTGGAGATGTGGGCGCCAACGCAGAATCCGGGATCGGGCATCGATGGGATTTCTCGTGCGCTGAAGATTCCCAAGGAAAAGATCACGGTGCACATGACGCGGATCGGCGGTGGCTTCGGACGGCGCTTGATGGGGGACTTCATGGTGGAGTGCGCGGCGATCGCGCAGAAGCTGAATGGCACGCCGGTGAAGCTGACGTGGACGCGCGACCAAGATCTCGGCCACGATTACTATCGGGCCGGCGGCTGGCATCGTTTCCGCGGGCGCGTTGATGAGGCGGGCAAGCTGGTGGCGTGGGCGGATCACTTCGTGACCTTCGGCCTTAACAGTGATGATCGTCCGGGCAATGGCGCGGATCTGGGTGGCGATGAGTTTCCGAGCCGCTTCGTGCCAAACCTACTGCTGGAGCGGACGATTTTCCCGAGCAACACCCCGCTGGGTTGGTGGCGGGCGCCGGGATCGAATGCCTTGGCGTGGGCGATCCAGAGTTTCGTCGATGAGATGGCGCATGCGGCGAAGAAGGATCCGCTGGAGTTCCGCCTGGAGCTGTTAGGGGAGGATCGCGAAGTGCCGCCGAGCGGGGGCCGTGGCACTCCCTACAATGCGACCCGCATGAAGGGCGTGCTGAAGCTGGTGGCTGAGAAATCCGGCTGGGGCGAGAAGCTTGAGAAGGGGCGCGGCCGTGGGATCGCCTTCCATTTCAGTCACCTAGGCTATGTCGCGGTGGTGGCGGATGTGACCGTGAGCAAGGACGGCAAGCTCAAGGTCAACAAGCTCAGCGCGGGCGTGGATGTCGGGCCGATCATGAACCTGAGCGGTGCGGAGAATCAGGTGGAAGGCTCGATGATCGATGGCCTGAGCGCGGCGTGGTTCCAGGAGATCACGGTGGAGGAGGGGGCGGTGCAGCAGAAGAATTTCCACGAATACCGGCTGCTGACGATGAAGGATGCGCCGCAGGTGGAGGTCCACTTTGCCAAGTCGGACTTCCCGCCGACGGGCTTGGGCGAGCCGGCGTTGCCGCCGACCGCGCCGGCGATTACGAATGCGATCTTTGCGGCGACGGGCAAGCGGGTGCGGGCGTTGCCGCTGGCGAAGCAGGATCTGAGTTGGACTTGA
- a CDS encoding (2Fe-2S)-binding protein, translated as MKTFSLQVNGQPRTVEVAEDTPLLWVLRDHLDLVGTKFGCGMSLCGACTVHLDGQAVRACVTPVSAVGERKVTTIEGLAANGKFTALQQAWCDLDVAQCGYCQAGQIMCATALLNEKASPTDEDIDLAMSGNLCRCATYKRIRQAIHTAATK; from the coding sequence ATGAAAACCTTCTCGCTTCAGGTCAACGGCCAGCCCCGCACGGTGGAGGTGGCCGAGGATACGCCCCTTCTGTGGGTGCTGCGCGATCACCTCGATCTCGTCGGTACGAAATTCGGCTGTGGCATGAGCCTGTGCGGCGCGTGCACAGTGCATCTCGACGGGCAGGCAGTGCGCGCCTGCGTAACTCCGGTATCGGCGGTGGGTGAGCGCAAGGTGACGACGATCGAGGGACTTGCCGCGAATGGGAAATTCACCGCGCTCCAGCAGGCATGGTGCGATCTGGATGTCGCGCAATGCGGCTACTGCCAAGCCGGGCAGATCATGTGTGCCACCGCCTTGCTGAATGAGAAGGCGAGCCCGACCGACGAGGATATCGATCTTGCGATGTCGGGGAATCTCTGCCGCTGCGCCACCTACAAGCGCATCCGCCAAGCCATCCATACCGCTGCCACGAAATGA
- a CDS encoding ArsR/SmtB family transcription factor, with protein sequence MKPYSHPQLREVTLPMVMQALSDPIRIEILRSLMDAGELACGDIPLTISKATVSHHFAVLREAGLIVTRTEGTRCLNSVRQEELEERFPGLIDLVISEKAKKSGKKAKV encoded by the coding sequence ATGAAACCCTACAGCCATCCGCAACTGCGCGAAGTCACCCTCCCGATGGTGATGCAGGCGCTGTCGGATCCGATTCGGATCGAAATCCTGCGGTCTCTGATGGATGCGGGGGAATTGGCCTGCGGTGACATCCCGCTGACGATTTCCAAGGCGACGGTTTCGCACCACTTCGCGGTGCTGCGGGAGGCGGGGCTGATCGTGACACGCACGGAAGGCACGCGCTGTTTGAATTCCGTGCGGCAGGAGGAATTGGAGGAGCGGTTTCCGGGGCTGATTGACTTGGTGATTTCGGAAAAGGCGAAGAAATCCGGGAAGAAGGCGAAGGTCTGA
- a CDS encoding aldo/keto reductase — MEHRFLGGSGLKVPVLTLGTGTFGGSGPLFSAWGNSQVEDAKRLVDISLEAGLNMFDSADVYSAGQAEEILGKAIAGRRDEVIISTKSTFRMGEGPNDIGSSRHHLTRAIEASLKRLGTDYIDLFQLHGFDAQTPVEETLATLDGFLKAGKIRYIGVSNFSGWHLMKSLAIAEKYGWARYVAHQAYYSLIGRSYEWELMPLGVDQKVGAVVWSPLGWARLTGKIRRDAPLPKESRLQSQLNVDVAPPVDDEYLYRVVDALDEIAAETGKTIPQIAINWLLQRPTVSTIVIGARNEEQLRQNLGAVGWNLTKEQVAKLDAASDTPRAYPYFHQANFERNPSPIA, encoded by the coding sequence ATGGAACATCGATTTCTCGGCGGCTCCGGCCTGAAGGTCCCCGTTCTCACCCTCGGCACCGGCACCTTCGGCGGCAGCGGCCCGCTCTTCTCCGCCTGGGGCAATAGCCAGGTCGAGGACGCCAAGCGCCTCGTCGACATCAGCTTGGAAGCCGGGCTGAACATGTTCGACAGCGCCGACGTTTACTCCGCCGGGCAGGCCGAGGAAATCCTCGGCAAGGCCATCGCCGGCCGCCGCGATGAGGTGATCATCTCCACCAAGTCCACCTTCCGCATGGGCGAAGGTCCGAACGACATCGGCTCCTCCCGCCATCACCTGACCCGCGCGATTGAGGCCAGCCTGAAGCGTCTCGGCACTGACTACATCGACCTCTTCCAACTCCATGGCTTCGACGCACAGACGCCGGTTGAGGAAACACTCGCGACGCTCGATGGCTTCTTGAAAGCGGGCAAGATCCGCTACATCGGCGTCTCGAATTTCTCCGGCTGGCATCTCATGAAGTCGCTCGCCATCGCCGAGAAATACGGCTGGGCCCGCTACGTCGCGCACCAGGCCTACTACTCGCTCATCGGCCGTAGCTACGAGTGGGAACTGATGCCGCTCGGCGTCGATCAAAAGGTCGGCGCGGTCGTCTGGAGCCCGCTCGGCTGGGCACGGCTCACCGGCAAGATCCGCCGCGACGCTCCCCTGCCAAAGGAGAGCCGCCTGCAATCCCAGCTCAATGTCGACGTCGCCCCGCCCGTCGACGACGAATACCTCTACCGCGTCGTCGATGCTCTTGACGAAATCGCCGCCGAAACCGGCAAGACCATCCCGCAAATCGCGATCAACTGGTTGCTCCAGCGCCCGACCGTTTCAACCATCGTGATCGGTGCACGCAACGAAGAGCAGCTCCGCCAGAACCTCGGCGCCGTCGGCTGGAACCTTACAAAAGAGCAAGTGGCCAAACTCGACGCCGCGAGCGATACACCACGAGCATATCCCTATTTCCATCAAGCCAACTTCGAGCGAAATCCCTCGCCCATCGCCTGA
- a CDS encoding SDR family NAD(P)-dependent oxidoreductase produces the protein MDLQLTGKLALVTGSTAGIGLAIAKTLAAEGARVIINGRTQARVDEAIAAIRGEFPDAKLESFAGDLGKVEESDRIAAEFPDVEILVNNLGIFEPKPFEEIPDADWYRFFETNFMSGMRLSRTYLSKMKTRDWGRIIFISSESSSDVPAEMIHYGVTKTMQVSLARGLANLTTGTGVTVNTIMPGPTWSEGVEQFVKDLARDQNKPSEQVEKEFFTTMRPNSLLRRFIQTDEIASFVAYVASPRSAATNGAALRAEGGLLHSLF, from the coding sequence ATGGACCTCCAACTCACCGGCAAACTTGCCCTCGTCACCGGCTCCACCGCCGGCATCGGCCTCGCCATCGCCAAGACCCTTGCCGCCGAGGGTGCCCGCGTCATCATCAATGGCCGCACCCAAGCCCGCGTCGATGAAGCCATCGCTGCCATCCGTGGCGAATTCCCCGACGCGAAGCTCGAAAGCTTCGCCGGTGACCTCGGCAAGGTCGAAGAGTCCGACCGGATCGCCGCCGAATTCCCTGATGTGGAAATCCTCGTCAACAACCTCGGCATCTTCGAACCGAAGCCCTTTGAGGAAATCCCGGATGCCGATTGGTATCGCTTCTTCGAGACCAACTTCATGAGCGGCATGCGCCTCAGCCGCACCTACCTCTCGAAAATGAAGACGCGCGACTGGGGCCGCATCATTTTCATCTCCAGCGAATCCTCCTCCGACGTCCCCGCTGAGATGATCCACTACGGCGTGACGAAGACCATGCAGGTCTCGCTTGCCCGCGGCCTCGCCAATCTCACCACCGGCACCGGCGTCACCGTGAATACCATCATGCCCGGCCCGACTTGGTCGGAAGGCGTGGAGCAATTCGTGAAAGACCTGGCCCGCGATCAGAACAAGCCATCGGAGCAGGTGGAGAAGGAGTTCTTCACCACCATGCGCCCGAACTCGCTGCTGCGCCGCTTCATCCAGACCGATGAGATTGCCTCCTTCGTCGCCTACGTCGCCAGCCCGCGCTCCGCCGCCACCAATGGCGCCGCGCTCCGTGCCGAAGGCGGCCTGCTCCACAGCCTGTTCTAA